From the Daucus carota subsp. sativus chromosome 8, DH1 v3.0, whole genome shotgun sequence genome, one window contains:
- the LOC108198838 gene encoding uncharacterized protein LOC108198838: protein MGNCQAVDAAALVVQHPDGRIERMYWSVCVSEVMKMNPGHYVSLIIPLPADGEENLDEKAKTVQFTRVKLLRPSDKLVLGKAYRLVTSQEVMKVLREKKYARMNKNLRELDTEDQSSSSEAEGISSGPETLSQAMRNEGQRQRQGSANIAVARSKSWRPSLQSISEAAS, encoded by the exons ATGGGAAATTGTCAGGCAGTAGATGCTGCAGCACTAGTAGTACAACATCCGGATGGAAGAATCGAAAGGATGTATTGGTCAGTTTGTGTTAGTGAAGTGATGAAAATGAATCCGGGGCACTATGTTTCTCTTATAATACCATTGCCTGCTGATGGGGAAGAGAATTTGGATGAAAAGGCGAAAACAGTGCAGTTTACGCGTGTCAAGCTTCTTAGGCCAAGTGACAAGCTTGTTCTTGGCAAAGCTTACCGGCTTGTCACCTCTCAAG AGGTGATGAAAGTTTTGAGAGAAAAGAAGTATGCAAGAATGAACAAGAACTTGCGCGAGTTGGATACTGAGGATCAGAGTTCAAGCAGTGAGGCAGAAGGAATAAGTTCTGGACCCGAAACACTGAGCCAG GCTATGAGAAACGAAGGACAAAGGCAGAGGCAAGGATCAGCAAACATCGCAGTAGCAAGGTCAAAATCATGGCGCCCTTCACTGCAGAGCATTTCTGAGGCTGCAAGCTAG